In Nicotiana tabacum cultivar K326 chromosome 21, ASM71507v2, whole genome shotgun sequence, one DNA window encodes the following:
- the LOC142175442 gene encoding uncharacterized protein LOC142175442 isoform X1 produces the protein MCFIDHDTPYPHLEIISDNQNPCAQVLTLKVHPPVIGAFPFARKPLDASLDLAEWSTRETKDALDIFLGKATNIKVLLLKSSTHQKVASASPLHRDYDGRLATWSIPPSGFGEVRYTSKYWEWVEDVLTRNKLTLDGIKVYDAIFASLFTYDYNENVLRAFCELWRPSTNTISTSIGELSISLWDLRAIGGLPVHGSFYDEVIPSAKELTQEDDQGKPFLPRSCLHLFSAFYKLVKDDVNEVSIHDWVEFWFRGPSRNAKPPQKSSRNRTTRPKLNHNPSGNIDASFLPRTDEENAPFIEFGVEESLRAETYLAAFLACWLCKFVFPNKKIYCIRASVFKSRV, from the coding sequence ATGTGTTTCATCGACCATGATACACCATACCCACACCTTGAGATTATTAGCGACAATCAGAATCCGTGCGCCCAAGTTCTAACTTTAAAAGTTCATCCTCCGGTGATAGGTGCTTTCCCGTTCGCTAGAAAACCGCTTGACGCCTCCCTTGATCTTGCAGAATGGTCAACTAGAGAGACGAAGGATGCATTGGACATATTTTTGGGCAAAGCAACCAATATAAAGGTCCTACTTTTGAAGTCCTCCACCCATCAAAAGGTCGCGTCTGCTAGTCCTCTTCATCGTGATTACGATGGACGTCTCGCCACTTGGAGTATTCCTCCTTCCGGCTTTGGTGAAGTTCGTTATACGTCCAAATATTGGGAGTGGGTAGAAGATGTTCTTACCCGCAACAAGTTGACTCTGGATGGCATCAAGGTCTATGACGCCATCTTTGCTTCGTTGTTCACATATGACTACAATGAGAATGTCCTCCGTGCCTTTTGTGAGCTTTGGCGTCCATCTACCAACACAATTTCTACCTCCATTGGTGAACTCTCCATCTCTTTGTGGGACTTGCGAGCAATCGGAGGCCTTCCGGTGCATGGGTCTTTCTATGACGAAGTTATCCCCTCGGCTAAGGAGTTGACACAAGAAGACGATCAAGGAAAACCTTTCCTCCCAAGAAGTTGTCTGCATCTGTTCTCGGCATTCTACAAACTCGTGAAGGATGATGTAAATGAGGTCTCCATTCATGATTGGGTGGAGTTTTGGTTTCGAGGACCGAGTAGGAATGCCAAGCCTCCGCAAAAGTCATCAAGGAATCGGACTACAAGGCCGAAGTTGAATCATAATCCTTCTGGGAATATTGACGCGAGCTTCCTACCACGAACCGATGAGGAGAATGCCCCCTTTATTGAGTTTGGCGTGGAGGAGTCACTTAGAGCTGAGACTTATTTGGCGGCTTTCCTTGCATGTTGGCTTTGCAAATTTGTGTTCCCCAACAAGAAGATCTACTGCATTCGTGCTAGTGTCTTCAAATCACGAGTCTGA
- the LOC142175442 gene encoding uncharacterized protein LOC142175442 isoform X2, translating to MSLSELEKRLGANELYDDVLGEDTVEDCVTSPNSLGVAAKSPHTLFDGVEHHTANNAPSVDLSLPKEPHLVLPEDVVLSKPAMMSKMEVAVSQAKRLKTFEPTPWMLHLDAPNFKPQETISRIKLSFVNTMWHTLCEWIEEFSLDSLDSFTKLEESIALSLEEIKKENVIDTSTLEALVEAFFKTYADYDALRSSKMTKEFHQKSLSDARRRLDDAKREYEKVSESVEKLQVSLANVEQQLASLASRKKKIIALLDNQQVRLAKSQENVDVTEGEIYTIEANHPLSDDEAEKLSLLKGAVETSRQQILSFKPFS from the exons ATGTCATTGTCTGAACTTGAGAAACGA ttgGGCGCCAATGAGTTGTATGATGACGTGCTTGGTGAAGACACGGTGGAAGACTGTGTTACAAGCCCAAATTCCCTCGGTGTGGCCGCAAAAAGTCCTCACACTTTATTTGATGGTGTTGAACATCACACTGCAAACAATGCTCCGTCGGTAGATTTGAGTCTACCCAAAGAGCCGCACCTTGTTCTTCCGGAAGATGTTGTGCTTTCCAAGCCAGCCATGATGAGTAAGATGGAGGTTGCCGTAAGTCAAGCAAAACGTCTAAAAACCTTCGAGCCTACTCCATGGATGTTGCATCTTGATGCTCCAAACTTTAAGCCACAAGAGACTATTTCCCGTATAAAACTTTCTTTTGTTAACACGATGTGGCATACCTTGTGTGAATGGATCGAAGAGTTCTCTCTTGATTCTCTAGATAGTTTCACAAAGTTGGAGGAAAGTATTGCTTTGAGTCTTGAGGAAATTAAGAAAGAAAATGTTATTGATACTTCTACCTTAGAGGCTCTCGTCGAGGCTTTCTTCAAGACGTACGCAGATTACGATGCTTTAAGATCGTCCAAGATGACTAAAGAATTTCACCAAAAGTCACTTTCTGATGCACGACGACGCCTCGATGATGCAAAACGGGAATATGAAAAGGTGAGCGAGTCTGTAGAAAAACTTCAAGTCAGTCTTGCGAATGTTGAACAACAGCTAGCTTCCTTGGCCTCCAGAAAGAAGAAGATCATCGCACTCTTGGACAATCAACAGGTGAGGTTGGCTAAAAGTCAAGAGAACGTTGACGTTACCGAAGGGGAGATTTATACCATTGAAGCCAATCATCCATTATCTGACGATGAAGCAGAGAAATTATCCCTCCTAAAAGGGGCAGTTGAGACAAGCCGCCAACAAATCCTTAGCTTCAAACCTTTTTCATGA